A genomic window from Brevibacillus agri includes:
- a CDS encoding IS110 family transposase has protein sequence MKQKQNQRITRITEKTLVVGADIAKKIHVARAVDFRGIELGKECVFHNDQEGLTKLAAWMKELGRIHEKTDIVFGIEPTGHYWFPLAAFLKEQDIRGVVVNPHHVNKSKELEDNSQTKSDYKDAKVIADLIRSGKYSEPNLPTKEYAELRILMNFREKVMVSLNQVKARITNWFDRYFPEYPQVFKDWEGKASLMTMRQFPTPEEIVSIGARGVLTHWKTEIKRGVGIKRAEQLYAAATVSIGLTEGLTAARIELAALLQQYDLYCKQEESIMTEVLQILEKIPGTKQMLSIPGIGILTVAGFLAEVGDLNNYDHGQQIIRLAGLNLTENSSGKRKGKTGISKRGRSRLRGILFRCMLPMVAKNKEFKALHEYYTTRSQNPLKKKQSIIALCGKLVRVLYALGTKQKEYNANEVLGPIRQAQLQQSAA, from the coding sequence CTGAAACAGAAACAGAATCAACGGATTACACGAATTACCGAAAAAACACTGGTTGTTGGCGCGGACATCGCCAAAAAGATTCATGTAGCTCGAGCCGTGGATTTCCGAGGCATTGAGCTTGGGAAAGAATGTGTGTTCCACAACGATCAGGAGGGGCTAACGAAACTGGCTGCGTGGATGAAGGAGCTTGGCCGGATACATGAGAAAACCGACATCGTATTTGGCATCGAGCCTACCGGACACTACTGGTTCCCGTTAGCGGCATTTTTGAAGGAGCAAGACATCAGGGGCGTCGTCGTGAATCCGCACCATGTGAACAAGAGCAAAGAACTTGAGGACAACTCGCAGACCAAGAGCGACTACAAGGATGCGAAGGTCATTGCCGACCTGATTCGGAGCGGGAAATATTCAGAGCCCAATTTGCCGACCAAGGAATATGCAGAGCTACGCATTCTGATGAATTTTCGGGAGAAGGTCATGGTGAGCTTGAATCAAGTGAAAGCTCGGATTACAAACTGGTTTGACCGCTACTTTCCGGAGTATCCACAAGTGTTTAAGGACTGGGAAGGCAAGGCATCACTGATGACCATGCGCCAGTTTCCCACTCCAGAGGAGATTGTCTCGATAGGCGCCAGAGGCGTTCTCACACATTGGAAGACGGAAATCAAGCGTGGGGTGGGCATCAAGAGAGCGGAGCAGCTCTATGCTGCCGCTACGGTCTCTATCGGGCTTACCGAGGGGCTGACAGCTGCCCGAATCGAGCTTGCCGCCTTGCTGCAGCAGTACGATCTGTACTGCAAGCAAGAAGAAAGCATTATGACGGAAGTCCTGCAGATTCTGGAGAAGATCCCCGGAACGAAGCAAATGCTGAGCATCCCAGGGATTGGCATTCTGACCGTCGCCGGCTTCTTGGCGGAGGTTGGCGATCTGAACAACTACGACCATGGACAGCAGATCATCCGTCTGGCTGGGCTGAATCTGACGGAGAACAGCTCTGGAAAACGTAAGGGAAAGACCGGAATCAGCAAGCGGGGGCGCTCTCGCCTAAGAGGCATCTTGTTCCGCTGCATGCTGCCGATGGTAGCCAAAAACAAAGAGTTTAAAGCGCTCCACGAGTATTATACAACGCGTAGTCAAAATCCGCTCAAGAAGAAGCAATCGATTATCGCCTTATGTGGAAAACTGGTTCGCGTCCTCTATGCACTGGGGACAAAGCAGAAAGAGTATAACGCAAACGAAGTATTGGGGCCGATTCGACAAGCCCAGCTACAACAAAGTGCTGCATAA